The following proteins are encoded in a genomic region of Thermogemmata fonticola:
- a CDS encoding DUF4912 domain-containing protein encodes MSKATPLSRRPKVELERMARRRGIRGWETMTKTALVAALLKVTGGSKKGRVTVKSAAKVTTPRRTSSSQRRASGAGSASTASAKSRRVASRHKSTPAPASRSGKKTATNDRVPETAAPPRLGKTLAPAGEKSREPAQSTAGKMKKTASPTGGVDKGQAVDLVGGGGSKLAAVVSRPSSGGIASATVAVPPRVSTPPAKDRVILTVNDPYWLHVMWELSAQSVQRAEAALKQDWYGAKLTIRLWDVTSQDTTSTYETPLQDIPVEEDGHNWYIHVSQPPRTYRVDIGYMSRRGEFFVLARSNVVTTPKAGTPEALDAGWETDPRKAERIAAMSTGFESAAHPQLKAIFEERFRRPIGSPRESAFGSGATPPHHLKKFYFDLDARLIVFGRTDPQAHLTLGNDPVELRPDGTFVMEFSLPDSRQIIPAVAVSADGVEERTIVLAIERNTKYLEPIIHDQISEN; translated from the coding sequence ATGAGCAAAGCAACGCCGTTGTCGCGCCGTCCGAAGGTAGAGTTGGAGCGGATGGCTCGCCGCCGGGGAATCCGCGGCTGGGAAACGATGACGAAGACGGCCCTCGTGGCAGCCCTTCTGAAAGTTACGGGGGGTAGTAAAAAAGGACGGGTTACAGTCAAGTCCGCAGCCAAAGTCACCACACCTCGCCGAACTTCCTCGTCCCAGCGGCGTGCGTCAGGTGCCGGTTCAGCTAGTACGGCAAGCGCCAAGAGCCGCCGAGTGGCATCTCGCCACAAATCTACCCCGGCTCCTGCTTCCAGGAGCGGTAAGAAGACTGCAACAAATGACCGTGTTCCAGAGACTGCTGCTCCCCCGCGCCTTGGCAAAACACTTGCCCCAGCAGGAGAAAAGAGCCGGGAACCAGCGCAATCCACCGCTGGCAAGATGAAAAAAACTGCGTCCCCAACTGGCGGGGTTGACAAAGGACAAGCCGTCGACCTGGTAGGCGGCGGGGGGAGCAAGTTGGCAGCAGTGGTTTCCCGACCTAGCAGCGGTGGAATCGCATCGGCTACGGTGGCAGTACCGCCCCGCGTCAGCACTCCGCCAGCCAAAGATCGGGTTATTCTGACAGTCAATGATCCTTACTGGCTGCACGTCATGTGGGAGTTATCAGCTCAGTCTGTGCAGCGAGCGGAGGCGGCCTTGAAGCAAGACTGGTACGGAGCCAAACTCACCATCCGCCTCTGGGATGTCACCAGTCAGGACACCACGAGCACCTACGAAACGCCGCTCCAGGATATTCCGGTGGAAGAGGATGGCCACAACTGGTATATTCACGTGTCGCAACCGCCCCGAACTTATCGCGTCGACATCGGCTATATGTCCCGGCGGGGGGAATTCTTTGTCTTGGCGCGCTCCAATGTCGTCACCACACCCAAAGCTGGAACGCCGGAAGCCCTCGATGCGGGCTGGGAAACTGACCCCCGCAAGGCGGAGCGAATCGCAGCCATGTCCACCGGCTTTGAAAGCGCTGCTCATCCCCAGCTTAAAGCCATCTTCGAGGAACGGTTTCGCCGTCCCATCGGCTCGCCACGGGAAAGCGCGTTTGGCAGCGGCGCGACGCCACCTCATCACCTCAAGAAGTTCTACTTTGACTTGGATGCCCGGCTCATTGTCTTTGGCCGAACGGATCCGCAAGCTCATCTCACTCTGGGAAATGACCCCGTCGAATTGCGGCCAGATGGAACTTTTGTGATGGAGTTCAGCCTACCTGATAGCCGGCAGATCATCCCGGCTGTAGCTGTTTCTGCGGATGGGGTCGAAGAACGGACCATCGTTCTCGCCATCGAACGCAATACGAAATATCTGGAACCCATTATCCACGACCAGATCAGCGAAAACTGA
- a CDS encoding valine--tRNA ligase translates to MAMELPKAYDPKLAQQQWLRFWEERGYFHSDPDPQRPAFTIVIPPPNVTGALHMGHALNNTLQDVLIRWRRMQGYNALWIPGTDHAGIATQSVVERLIYQQEKKTRHDLGREALVQRIWAWKDKYEARILAQLQQMGASCDYRRTRFTLDPVCARAVRETFFRMFRDGYIYRGKRLVNWDTQLQTSVADDETYTEETPGFFWTFKYPVEGMPDTYIRFSTTRPETMLGDTAVCVHPADPRYQHLIGKTAIIPLNGRRIPIIADAILADPKLGTGCVKVTPAHDPNDYACWQRHPEIGMINILNPDGTLNENGGEFAGMDRYAAREAVIRKMQELGFYEGCEERLIPLKYSDRSKTPIEPYLSDQWFIRMGDRDDGKPGLAQLAIDAVTSGKVRFFPERYKEGYLSWLAEKRDWCISRQLWWGHRIPVWYVRGPEDAIRAAEGPDLVAHYDAEREEWLVCSRQDIDTSMFGPGVSIRQDEDVLDTWFSSALWPHSTLGWPGPALPEDRPDRVAPDWQQLRPYYYPTSVLVTSRDIITLWVARMVLASLYNVGEVPFHHVYIHPKVLDGFGETMSKTKGNGVDPLDVIDIYGVDALRYGMVHLATETQDSRMPVVNICPHCQAQIPVRQEHMYMRTRKITCPQCKKPFRPGGPWPSDDPELPTAKQGSDRFEVGRNFANKLWNATRFLLLNLEGYSPALLTWSDLPTEDRWILSRLSRTAQDVTAALEAYRFSEVSRLLYDFIWSEFCDWYIELSKGRLKEEASRPLVQRVLVGVLDAILRLVQPIMPFVAESLWQALGQVAPHRGLPAPSPAEESVVIARWPLLPPQWIDPQVEQRFALLQDLVRGIRELRGRYQMDERTKIDVFVKCSEQTAEDLQSVASFLAPLAGIGQLQAGAATQKPSLAGSIVHPQFEAYVPLAGLIDLAAEVRRLEKQLAEKRKACETVQSKLANDKFVQNAPPEIVQQQRELLHDLTRQIAALEENLRELQAAGK, encoded by the coding sequence ATGGCCATGGAGTTACCCAAAGCCTACGATCCGAAACTGGCCCAGCAGCAGTGGCTGCGTTTCTGGGAGGAACGGGGATATTTTCACAGCGATCCCGATCCGCAGCGGCCAGCCTTCACCATCGTGATTCCTCCCCCGAATGTCACGGGTGCCCTGCACATGGGGCATGCTCTGAATAACACGCTTCAGGATGTGTTGATCCGCTGGCGTCGCATGCAAGGGTATAACGCCTTGTGGATTCCTGGCACAGATCACGCCGGGATTGCTACCCAGTCGGTCGTGGAACGCCTCATCTACCAGCAAGAGAAAAAGACCCGGCATGACTTGGGCCGCGAGGCGCTCGTGCAACGCATCTGGGCGTGGAAGGACAAGTACGAGGCTCGTATTCTGGCCCAGTTGCAACAGATGGGCGCAAGCTGCGACTACCGCCGGACCCGATTCACATTGGACCCTGTCTGCGCCCGTGCGGTGCGGGAAACCTTCTTTCGCATGTTTCGGGACGGTTACATCTACCGCGGTAAGCGCCTGGTTAACTGGGATACGCAACTGCAAACCTCAGTTGCCGATGATGAAACCTACACCGAAGAAACCCCCGGCTTCTTCTGGACGTTCAAATATCCCGTAGAGGGGATGCCCGACACCTATATCCGCTTCAGCACGACCCGCCCCGAAACCATGTTGGGCGACACCGCTGTCTGTGTCCATCCTGCCGATCCCCGCTATCAACATCTGATCGGCAAAACGGCAATCATCCCTCTCAACGGCCGGCGCATTCCCATCATCGCCGACGCGATTCTCGCGGATCCGAAGCTGGGAACCGGCTGCGTGAAGGTCACCCCCGCCCATGACCCGAATGACTACGCCTGCTGGCAGCGCCATCCGGAAATCGGAATGATCAACATCCTCAACCCCGATGGCACCCTCAACGAGAATGGCGGCGAGTTTGCCGGCATGGACCGCTATGCCGCCCGCGAGGCAGTTATCCGCAAGATGCAAGAATTGGGCTTTTACGAAGGATGCGAAGAGCGGCTCATCCCCTTGAAATACAGCGACCGCAGCAAGACACCCATCGAACCGTATCTTTCCGACCAGTGGTTCATCCGCATGGGAGACCGCGACGATGGCAAGCCTGGTTTGGCCCAACTAGCAATTGATGCAGTGACGAGCGGCAAAGTCCGTTTCTTCCCCGAACGATACAAGGAAGGTTATCTATCCTGGCTAGCGGAGAAGCGGGACTGGTGTATCAGCCGCCAACTGTGGTGGGGGCATCGGATTCCCGTGTGGTATGTGCGCGGGCCGGAGGACGCTATCCGCGCCGCCGAAGGACCTGATCTGGTGGCACACTATGATGCGGAACGGGAAGAGTGGCTGGTTTGTTCTCGTCAGGACATCGACACGAGCATGTTCGGCCCGGGTGTCTCCATCCGCCAGGACGAAGACGTACTGGACACCTGGTTTTCTTCGGCTTTGTGGCCCCACAGTACCCTCGGCTGGCCCGGTCCTGCATTGCCGGAAGACCGGCCCGATCGTGTCGCCCCGGACTGGCAGCAATTGCGGCCGTACTACTACCCCACCTCCGTCCTGGTCACCAGCCGGGACATCATCACCCTGTGGGTGGCACGGATGGTACTGGCCAGCCTCTACAACGTCGGGGAAGTACCTTTCCACCACGTTTACATTCACCCCAAGGTGCTCGACGGTTTTGGGGAAACCATGAGCAAGACCAAAGGCAACGGCGTCGATCCCCTCGACGTTATTGACATCTACGGAGTGGATGCCCTGCGTTACGGCATGGTCCATTTGGCAACAGAGACACAGGATAGCCGGATGCCGGTGGTCAACATCTGCCCGCACTGCCAGGCCCAGATTCCTGTGCGACAAGAACATATGTACATGCGCACGCGGAAAATCACCTGCCCGCAGTGTAAAAAGCCCTTCCGTCCCGGCGGCCCCTGGCCTTCCGACGACCCGGAGCTGCCTACCGCCAAACAAGGCTCTGATCGCTTTGAAGTTGGACGCAACTTCGCCAACAAACTCTGGAATGCCACCCGCTTCCTGCTCCTGAATCTGGAGGGCTACTCCCCGGCCCTGCTGACCTGGTCCGATTTGCCCACAGAAGACCGCTGGATTCTCTCCCGCTTAAGCCGGACGGCTCAGGATGTTACTGCCGCTCTCGAAGCCTACCGCTTCAGCGAAGTCAGCCGCCTCCTCTACGACTTCATCTGGTCCGAGTTCTGCGACTGGTACATCGAATTATCTAAAGGAAGGCTGAAAGAAGAAGCATCACGTCCTTTGGTTCAGCGAGTGCTTGTAGGTGTTCTCGATGCCATTTTGCGCCTGGTGCAACCGATCATGCCGTTCGTCGCCGAGTCGCTATGGCAGGCCCTGGGTCAGGTCGCCCCTCACCGGGGCTTACCGGCCCCCTCCCCCGCTGAGGAAAGCGTCGTGATCGCCCGCTGGCCGCTACTGCCGCCTCAATGGATCGATCCTCAAGTGGAACAACGTTTTGCCTTGCTACAAGACTTGGTTCGGGGAATCCGCGAACTTCGAGGCCGTTATCAAATGGACGAACGGACAAAAATCGATGTATTCGTCAAATGCAGTGAACAAACGGCGGAGGACCTCCAGTCGGTAGCAAGCTTTTTGGCTCCCTTGGCAGGTATCGGCCAATTACAAGCGGGGGCGGCAACCCAGAAACCCTCATTGGCTGGCAGCATCGTTCACCCCCAATTTGAGGCGTATGTCCCCCTCGCCGGTCTGATCGATCTGGCGGCTGAAGTACGCCGGCTCGAAAAACAACTGGCCGAAAAACGCAAGGCGTGCGAGACGGTCCAGTCCAAGTTGGCCAACGACAAATTTGTCCAGAATGCGCCGCCGGAGATCGTGCAGCAACAACGAGAATTGCTCCATGACCTGACAAGGCAAATTGCCGCCTTGGAAGAAAACCTGCGCGAGTTGCAGGCAGCCGGGAAATGA
- a CDS encoding FAD:protein FMN transferase gives MWEMLAGTPWEAAEEGVEECLLLRFQRRAMATIFEVALPAGHSPAPWEAAEAALDAIDSLEAQLTVYREDSEVSRINATAATEAIEVESRLFDLLVRCVQWGLASGGAFDIACGALIKAWGFYRRMGRVPSAEERIHAMQCSGLRHLVLDPERRLIRFRRQGLELNLGSVGKGYALDQAGECLRRDWGITQALLHGGGSSILALGTSPACERGWPIRLRHPHDPHCHLGTVYLRDAALGVSAATFQYFEYRGQRLGHVLDPRCGWPAKGVACATAIAPTAAQADALSTAAFVLGPAGAERLTRLYPEVTLVVLPENASGQDPHHPLLFQGSQRSASEFIPSLPSPGAESGLGTGVS, from the coding sequence ATGTGGGAAATGCTGGCCGGGACTCCGTGGGAGGCCGCAGAGGAAGGCGTCGAGGAATGCCTGCTCCTGCGCTTTCAACGTCGGGCAATGGCAACCATCTTCGAGGTTGCTTTGCCAGCCGGTCATTCTCCGGCGCCGTGGGAAGCGGCGGAAGCAGCTCTAGACGCCATCGACTCCCTGGAAGCTCAGCTTACAGTCTATCGCGAAGATTCCGAAGTCTCGCGGATCAATGCAACGGCGGCCACAGAAGCCATCGAAGTCGAGTCCCGATTGTTCGACTTATTGGTTCGCTGTGTCCAATGGGGGCTGGCTAGCGGCGGAGCGTTCGACATTGCTTGTGGTGCTCTGATCAAAGCGTGGGGGTTCTACCGGCGCATGGGTCGTGTCCCCTCGGCGGAAGAACGCATTCATGCGATGCAGTGTAGTGGTCTGCGCCACCTGGTATTGGACCCGGAACGGCGCTTGATCCGCTTTCGCCGCCAGGGTTTGGAGCTGAACTTGGGGTCTGTGGGAAAGGGGTATGCGTTGGACCAGGCCGGGGAGTGTTTGCGCCGGGATTGGGGGATCACGCAGGCTCTCTTGCACGGCGGGGGTAGCAGTATTCTCGCCCTGGGAACCTCACCGGCCTGTGAGCGAGGCTGGCCCATCCGCTTGCGGCATCCTCACGACCCTCATTGCCATTTAGGTACAGTGTACCTGCGGGATGCCGCTCTGGGAGTAAGTGCGGCCACCTTTCAGTATTTCGAGTACCGCGGGCAAAGACTGGGACATGTTCTGGATCCCCGCTGTGGCTGGCCCGCCAAGGGGGTAGCTTGTGCGACTGCCATTGCTCCCACGGCGGCCCAAGCGGATGCCTTGTCCACCGCAGCTTTTGTCCTCGGCCCAGCCGGGGCCGAACGCCTGACACGCTTATATCCCGAAGTGACCCTCGTGGTGCTGCCAGAAAATGCCAGCGGCCAGGATCCCCATCACCCTCTACTCTTTCAGGGAAGCCAACGTTCCGCGAGCGAGTTTATTCCATCGCTCCCATCGCCCGGCGCCGAATCGGGATTAGGGACAGGAGTGTCATGA
- a CDS encoding Gfo/Idh/MocA family protein has product MALDLTPEQKAIGKANFEQAVGDLARQGKMSSVVVGGAPVDPNHPDRRDFLKAGLAAGAVVPVSAAVYYGYHSWKGNKAVRTALIGCGDEGGVLVGDHNPEFNEIVAVCDIRPSNLKRIFEGEDRGPRKGLKRIYGVETARKIRTYDHVDALLADKEKLGLEAVIIATPLNTHDVLTRKCFDAGLHVLCEKLMARDIARCKAMIRAAKEKGLLLAIGHQRHYSTLYAHAIEVIHNGVLGDIRHIRALWHRNNSWPFNPSAKERATYASGKDLDGQPFDVPFYRDGWYKPILQEDADVFLQDPKKLTEAGFSTIRELVRWRLYEKTGGGLMAELGSHQLDAASIILGHVHPLAVQGVGGKFFYRPGRNDRESDDAVFVTYEFPGPNHPKAGKGGNDPDDIVIVTYSSFNTNSFEKYGECVMGSRGTMIIEEEREVYLFKEPEPGKAGSGGRETRLVVSNAGKGPVLEATSTWGGGGGAAISKSASAPAWDSAVRGYRTEMEHFAYCVRRWQEMKQPVSYDKDTNGRLKYADILPRCHGEVALADAIVALTANLAMANRQRITFEDDWFDADKPTATPEAKYARSRA; this is encoded by the coding sequence ATGGCACTCGATCTGACTCCGGAGCAGAAGGCAATCGGCAAGGCGAATTTCGAGCAAGCCGTTGGCGATCTCGCTCGGCAAGGGAAAATGTCCTCCGTGGTGGTCGGGGGCGCCCCCGTGGATCCGAACCACCCCGATCGGCGCGATTTTCTCAAAGCCGGTCTGGCCGCGGGTGCCGTAGTGCCAGTCTCCGCTGCGGTCTATTACGGTTACCACTCCTGGAAAGGGAACAAGGCGGTACGTACTGCCCTGATCGGTTGTGGCGATGAAGGCGGCGTGCTCGTGGGCGACCACAACCCTGAATTCAATGAGATCGTGGCAGTTTGCGACATTCGCCCCTCGAATCTCAAGCGGATTTTCGAGGGTGAAGATCGCGGACCGCGCAAGGGCCTCAAACGGATTTACGGCGTAGAAACGGCCCGCAAAATCCGCACCTATGACCATGTGGATGCCCTGTTGGCAGACAAAGAGAAATTGGGATTGGAAGCCGTCATCATCGCCACCCCACTCAATACCCATGACGTGCTCACCCGCAAGTGTTTCGACGCTGGTCTGCACGTGCTCTGCGAGAAGCTTATGGCGCGCGATATTGCGCGCTGCAAAGCGATGATCCGAGCAGCCAAGGAGAAAGGATTGCTATTGGCCATCGGCCATCAACGGCACTACAGCACTCTCTATGCTCACGCCATCGAAGTGATCCACAACGGTGTACTCGGAGATATCCGCCACATCCGAGCCTTGTGGCATCGGAATAATTCCTGGCCGTTCAACCCTTCAGCCAAAGAGCGAGCCACTTATGCCAGCGGCAAGGACCTGGATGGCCAACCCTTCGACGTCCCCTTCTACCGTGATGGCTGGTACAAACCGATCCTTCAGGAAGACGCTGATGTGTTCCTCCAGGACCCGAAAAAACTGACAGAAGCCGGCTTCAGCACCATCCGGGAACTGGTCCGCTGGCGACTCTATGAGAAGACGGGAGGCGGCCTAATGGCCGAATTGGGAAGCCATCAGTTGGACGCCGCCTCGATCATCCTCGGTCACGTTCATCCCCTCGCGGTTCAAGGGGTGGGTGGAAAGTTCTTCTACCGGCCTGGTCGGAACGACCGCGAAAGCGATGATGCGGTCTTCGTCACCTATGAGTTTCCTGGTCCCAATCACCCCAAAGCCGGCAAGGGGGGCAACGACCCCGACGACATTGTCATTGTCACCTACTCCTCGTTCAACACAAACAGCTTCGAGAAATACGGCGAGTGTGTAATGGGCAGCCGGGGCACCATGATCATCGAGGAAGAACGGGAGGTGTATCTGTTCAAGGAACCGGAACCGGGTAAGGCCGGCAGCGGCGGTCGGGAAACGCGGCTGGTGGTCAGTAACGCTGGCAAAGGCCCTGTCCTGGAAGCCACCAGCACCTGGGGGGGCGGCGGCGGAGCAGCGATTTCCAAGTCAGCCTCGGCACCCGCCTGGGATAGCGCGGTCCGCGGTTATCGCACGGAAATGGAGCACTTCGCCTACTGTGTCCGCCGCTGGCAAGAGATGAAGCAGCCCGTCAGCTACGACAAAGATACCAACGGCCGCCTCAAATATGCCGACATCCTACCGCGCTGCCACGGTGAAGTCGCTCTGGCGGATGCCATTGTCGCCCTCACCGCCAATCTAGCGATGGCGAACCGCCAGCGGATTACCTTCGAGGATGATTGGTTCGATGCCGACAAACCCACTGCCACACCCGAGGCCAAATACGCCCGCTCCCGTGCCTGA
- a CDS encoding DoxX family protein, translating to MIPLPVIYVGLGGLLLALVVATAFQRGSPRVFFLLALRLAIGWHFLFEGLHKIHSHYVGPTETNRPFSSAAYFRSAPGPLGPFMRRQFEDPEAVIAARVRLSSVSNPDLLRRSSLEDQAGACPPAVAEELEALLPQVEEAVRQEAERELAAADKEEALGLAQATTDTAKAEVRRKAETARTAARKKQDNYGSIARERVQAAKAAYARWVHGVEPRPTRIKFIGNDEVPLTAPQRLAYLDHLRQALQEAEDRLRLGLGQGYGIEQKRVTELQSDYYNALSDLARDAQAFVEELKKELLGDAWTPPPPTRSRGDLLDRVTMWFLVVIGTLLLVGLFTPLACLGAIGFLVLTYLTYPPFPWFPLPPGTEGNPIFINKNVIEALALCVILVHPTGRWLGLDALWTYCCRRRCTTQPSASTTSPTPSA from the coding sequence ATGATTCCGTTACCTGTGATTTATGTGGGTTTGGGCGGTTTACTGCTGGCCCTGGTCGTCGCCACAGCGTTCCAACGTGGCTCCCCGCGTGTTTTCTTCTTGCTGGCGCTGCGTCTGGCTATCGGCTGGCACTTTCTCTTTGAAGGCTTGCATAAAATCCACTCGCATTATGTCGGGCCGACGGAAACCAACCGCCCGTTCAGCAGTGCGGCGTATTTCCGCTCGGCGCCGGGGCCATTGGGACCGTTCATGCGGCGTCAATTCGAGGACCCGGAAGCGGTGATTGCGGCACGAGTCCGGCTTTCTTCCGTAAGCAATCCCGACCTGTTGCGGCGTTCCTCCCTGGAGGACCAAGCTGGTGCCTGCCCGCCTGCTGTAGCGGAAGAACTGGAGGCGCTCTTGCCCCAAGTGGAGGAGGCTGTCCGCCAGGAAGCCGAGCGGGAGTTGGCCGCCGCTGATAAAGAGGAAGCTCTCGGCCTGGCCCAAGCCACTACAGACACTGCGAAAGCTGAGGTGCGGCGCAAGGCAGAAACTGCCCGCACCGCTGCCCGGAAGAAACAGGACAATTACGGTTCCATCGCCCGGGAACGAGTCCAAGCCGCCAAAGCAGCCTATGCGCGTTGGGTTCATGGCGTGGAGCCTCGACCTACACGCATCAAATTCATCGGCAATGACGAGGTGCCTCTGACAGCACCGCAGCGGCTCGCATACTTGGACCACCTCCGGCAAGCCCTTCAAGAGGCAGAAGATCGACTCCGCCTGGGATTGGGTCAGGGTTATGGAATTGAACAGAAGCGTGTCACCGAATTGCAGAGCGATTATTACAATGCACTGTCCGACCTGGCACGTGATGCTCAAGCCTTTGTCGAGGAATTGAAGAAGGAACTGCTCGGTGACGCCTGGACGCCCCCGCCACCGACTCGGAGTCGTGGGGATCTTCTCGATCGTGTAACCATGTGGTTTCTGGTGGTTATCGGAACCTTGCTGCTGGTGGGCTTGTTCACCCCCTTGGCTTGCCTCGGTGCCATCGGCTTTCTGGTGCTCACTTACCTGACCTACCCCCCTTTCCCCTGGTTCCCCTTACCACCTGGTACCGAGGGGAATCCGATCTTCATCAACAAAAACGTCATCGAAGCTCTGGCTTTATGCGTCATCCTGGTTCATCCGACAGGCCGATGGCTGGGATTGGATGCCCTTTGGACGTATTGCTGCCGCCGGCGCTGCACCACGCAACCGTCGGCCTCCACGACGAGTCCGACTCCATCCGCCTGA
- a CDS encoding VWA domain-containing protein, which translates to MPYSAEVSRRNPTCFLFMIDQSGSMSDPCPGFENRSKAEYVADVVNRIFQNLILRCAKAEGVRDYFHIAVLGYGAHVGRALGGELANHSDDLIPISKIAEHPIRVEERMKRSPDGAGGIYEEPYKFAVFLEPVASGSTPMTEAMRQAYYIVERFCKEHPDSFPPVVLNLTDGEPTDGNPEQDAQSIRELFTNDGQVLLFNLHISSSNAKPIQYPVTDAGLPDDAARMLYRMSSVMPPMFVAAAQERKLPAQEGSRGYVFNADAVAIAQFLDIGTRVDRQMR; encoded by the coding sequence ATGCCCTACAGCGCCGAAGTCAGCCGCCGAAATCCCACCTGCTTTTTGTTTATGATTGATCAATCCGGCTCTATGAGTGACCCCTGCCCTGGTTTTGAAAACCGGAGTAAAGCCGAATATGTCGCCGATGTCGTCAATCGCATCTTCCAGAATCTGATCTTGCGCTGCGCCAAGGCCGAAGGAGTGCGGGACTACTTTCACATTGCCGTGCTGGGATACGGTGCTCACGTTGGGCGAGCCTTGGGAGGTGAGTTGGCAAACCATTCAGATGACCTGATTCCCATCAGTAAAATTGCGGAGCATCCAATCCGTGTCGAAGAGCGAATGAAAAGGTCGCCGGATGGAGCAGGCGGCATTTACGAAGAACCTTACAAGTTCGCGGTTTTCTTGGAGCCTGTCGCGAGCGGCTCGACTCCGATGACAGAAGCGATGAGACAAGCTTACTACATCGTGGAGAGATTTTGCAAAGAGCATCCCGACTCTTTCCCGCCGGTTGTGCTTAATCTGACCGATGGGGAACCGACCGACGGCAACCCCGAGCAAGACGCCCAATCCATCCGTGAGTTATTCACCAATGATGGCCAGGTGCTGCTGTTCAACCTGCACATCTCGTCCAGTAACGCCAAGCCGATCCAGTATCCCGTGACGGACGCGGGACTGCCAGATGATGCGGCTCGGATGCTCTACCGGATGTCGAGTGTGATGCCGCCAATGTTTGTCGCCGCAGCTCAGGAGCGCAAACTGCCGGCCCAAGAAGGCTCTCGTGGTTACGTTTTCAATGCTGATGCCGTCGCCATCGCCCAATTTCTGGATATTGGTACGCGAGTGGACCGCCAGATGCGCTAA
- a CDS encoding STAS domain-containing protein, with translation MAGEMDWSEEFFQVRRHGDVAVIVPSAQVEHLAETLLEPAAQMVLEPLRRDPPGHIVVDLSDVSYFGSSFITFLLRCHEIVKPRGSELVLAGVNPRIRELLQTTALDMLWAIYATPQEALASLGGSY, from the coding sequence ATGGCGGGGGAGATGGATTGGAGCGAGGAGTTCTTTCAGGTCCGTCGCCACGGCGATGTGGCGGTGATTGTGCCATCTGCCCAAGTGGAACACCTGGCTGAGACTCTATTGGAGCCGGCTGCCCAAATGGTCCTGGAACCTTTGCGCCGGGATCCGCCGGGACATATTGTGGTGGACTTGTCGGATGTGTCGTATTTCGGCTCTTCGTTCATCACCTTTCTCTTGCGCTGCCATGAGATTGTCAAGCCGCGGGGTAGCGAGTTGGTGCTCGCGGGGGTGAATCCCCGGATTCGGGAGCTGTTGCAAACCACGGCTCTGGACATGCTCTGGGCGATCTACGCTACGCCGCAGGAAGCCCTGGCTTCGCTCGGCGGCTCCTATTGA